Proteins from one Niallia circulans genomic window:
- the uvrA gene encoding excinuclease ABC subunit UvrA: MAKDKLIVKGARAHNLKNIDITIPRDKLVVITGLSGSGKSSLAFDTIYAEGQRRYVESLSAYARQFLGQMDKPDVDSIEGLSPAISIDQKTTSRNPRSTVGTVTEIYDYLRLLYARIGRPVCPDHGVEITSQTIEQMVDRILEYPERTKIQVLAPVISGRKGAHVKVLEDIKKQGYVRVRIDGEMHELSDDIELEKNKKHNIEVVIDRLVVKEGISQRLADSLESALQFGGGKVIIDVIGEEELLFSEHHACPICGFSIGELEPRLFSFNSPFGACPECDGLGTRLEVDIELVIPNPNLTLKENAIAPWESISSQYYPQLLECVCNHYGIDMNIPVKDIPKGMLDKILYGSGKEKIHFRYENDFGQVRENDIQFEGVVRNVERRYKETSSDFIREQMEKYMAQQDCPTCKGYRLKKEAQAVFVNGLHIGQVTEKSVIEGKNFFENLTLTQKEQQIANLILREISERLGFLNNVGLDYLTLSRAAGTLSGGEAQRIRLATQIGSRLTGVLYILDEPSIGLHQRDNDKLIDTLKHMRDIGNTLIVVEHDEDTMMEADYLIDVGPGAGVHGGEIISTGTPQEVMADDNSITGQYLSGKKFIPLPLERRKSDGREIEIIGANENNLKNVNVKIPLGVFTAVTGVSGSGKSTLVNEILHKSLAQKLNRAKAKPGEHKEIKGIDQLEKVIDIDQSPIGRTPRSNPATYTGVFDDIRDVYSTTNEAKVRGYKKGRFSFNVKGGRCEACRGDGIIKIEMHFLPDVYVPCEVCHGKRYNRETLEVQYKGKNISDVLDMTVEDAVSFFENIPKIHRKLQTIVDVGLGYIKLGQPATTLSGGEAQRVKLASELHKRSTGKTFYILDEPTTGLHVDDISRLLVVLQRLVDNGETVLVIEHNLDVIKATDFIIDLGPEGGDKGGTILGSGTPEEIAELKGSYTGKYLKPILERDRLRMKKSIKEAEEITTG; encoded by the coding sequence ATGGCAAAGGATAAATTGATCGTAAAAGGTGCAAGAGCACATAATCTTAAAAATATTGATATCACGATACCAAGGGATAAGCTTGTCGTGATAACTGGATTGTCGGGCTCAGGGAAATCTTCTCTGGCCTTTGACACCATTTATGCAGAGGGACAAAGGCGTTATGTGGAGTCATTATCAGCATATGCCCGCCAATTCCTCGGCCAGATGGATAAGCCGGATGTTGACTCGATTGAAGGCCTAAGTCCTGCTATTTCCATCGATCAGAAAACGACGAGTCGCAATCCAAGATCCACTGTAGGAACAGTTACGGAAATCTACGATTATTTGCGGTTATTGTATGCAAGAATCGGCAGACCAGTATGTCCTGATCATGGTGTCGAGATTACGTCCCAAACGATTGAACAGATGGTTGACCGTATATTGGAATACCCGGAAAGAACGAAAATTCAGGTGCTTGCACCTGTTATTTCCGGCAGAAAAGGAGCACATGTGAAGGTGCTCGAGGATATAAAGAAGCAAGGATATGTGCGTGTCAGAATTGACGGTGAGATGCATGAGCTAAGTGATGATATTGAGCTGGAGAAAAATAAGAAGCACAATATTGAAGTGGTTATTGATCGGCTTGTTGTTAAAGAAGGGATATCCCAGCGTCTGGCAGATTCACTTGAGTCAGCCCTGCAATTTGGCGGCGGAAAAGTAATCATTGACGTAATCGGGGAAGAAGAGCTGTTATTCAGTGAACATCATGCCTGCCCGATTTGCGGTTTTTCAATTGGGGAATTAGAGCCAAGATTATTTTCCTTCAACAGCCCATTCGGAGCATGTCCAGAATGTGACGGACTTGGGACAAGGCTTGAGGTGGATATTGAGCTTGTCATTCCTAATCCAAATCTAACATTAAAGGAAAATGCGATTGCGCCGTGGGAATCGATAAGCTCGCAATATTATCCGCAGCTTTTAGAATGTGTCTGCAACCATTATGGCATTGACATGAATATACCCGTTAAGGATATTCCGAAAGGCATGCTTGATAAAATTCTTTACGGGTCAGGAAAGGAAAAAATTCACTTCCGATATGAAAATGATTTTGGTCAGGTAAGGGAAAATGATATCCAGTTTGAGGGTGTTGTTCGCAATGTGGAGAGAAGATATAAAGAAACAAGCTCTGACTTCATTCGTGAACAAATGGAAAAATATATGGCTCAGCAGGATTGCCCAACATGCAAAGGCTATCGATTAAAGAAGGAAGCTCAAGCAGTGTTTGTTAACGGCTTGCATATCGGCCAAGTGACAGAGAAATCAGTCATTGAAGGCAAAAACTTTTTTGAAAACCTAACATTAACTCAAAAGGAACAGCAAATTGCTAATCTTATTCTTCGCGAAATTTCAGAACGGCTTGGGTTCCTTAATAATGTTGGCTTGGATTATTTAACGCTGAGCAGGGCTGCTGGGACATTGTCAGGCGGGGAAGCACAGCGAATTCGGCTTGCAACCCAAATAGGTTCAAGATTAACAGGCGTCCTTTATATATTGGATGAGCCCTCCATTGGGCTTCATCAAAGGGATAATGATAAGCTGATTGATACTTTGAAGCATATGCGGGATATCGGTAACACGCTTATTGTCGTAGAACATGATGAAGATACCATGATGGAAGCAGACTATCTTATCGATGTCGGACCAGGTGCTGGTGTTCATGGTGGAGAAATTATTTCGACAGGGACACCGCAGGAAGTAATGGCAGATGATAATTCTATTACTGGTCAATATTTATCAGGTAAGAAGTTTATTCCATTGCCATTGGAAAGAAGAAAAAGTGATGGCAGAGAAATAGAGATTATTGGGGCGAACGAAAATAACCTCAAAAATGTCAACGTCAAAATTCCGCTTGGTGTGTTTACAGCAGTAACAGGAGTATCCGGTTCAGGGAAAAGTACCTTAGTAAATGAGATACTTCATAAAAGCCTTGCTCAGAAGTTGAACAGAGCGAAAGCGAAGCCTGGAGAGCATAAGGAAATCAAAGGGATTGACCAGCTTGAAAAGGTTATTGATATTGACCAATCTCCTATTGGCCGTACGCCAAGATCGAATCCGGCCACATATACTGGTGTGTTCGATGATATTCGTGACGTATATTCCACAACGAATGAAGCGAAGGTGCGAGGCTATAAAAAAGGCAGGTTCAGCTTTAATGTGAAAGGCGGAAGATGTGAAGCTTGCCGCGGTGATGGTATTATCAAAATAGAAATGCACTTCCTGCCGGATGTTTATGTTCCATGTGAGGTTTGTCATGGGAAACGGTATAACAGAGAAACACTTGAAGTGCAATACAAAGGGAAAAATATCTCAGATGTACTTGACATGACTGTAGAGGATGCAGTGTCATTCTTTGAGAATATCCCGAAAATACACCGTAAGCTGCAAACAATAGTAGATGTTGGTCTTGGATATATTAAACTTGGCCAGCCGGCGACAACCCTGTCCGGCGGTGAAGCACAAAGGGTCAAGCTTGCTTCTGAGCTTCATAAAAGATCAACAGGAAAAACCTTTTATATTTTAGATGAACCGACGACAGGTCTGCATGTTGATGACATTTCGAGACTGCTTGTTGTCTTGCAGCGTCTTGTCGATAATGGAGAAACGGTCCTCGTTATTGAACATAATCTGGATGTAATTAAGGCGACTGACTTTATTATTGATCTTGGTCCTGAAGGAGGAGACAAGGGCGGAACCATTTTAGGAAGCGGCACTCCTGAAGAAATTGCTGAACTTAAAGGTTCGTATACTGGTAAGTATTTAAAGCCCATCCTTGAAAGAGACCGTTTGCGTATGAAGAAAAGCATCAAAGAAGCGGAAGAAATAACAACAGGATAA
- the ppaX gene encoding pyrophosphatase PpaX: MNGKINTLLFDLDGTLIDTNELIISSFLHTLEFYYPGKYQREDVIPFMGPTLMETFGGIDVHKAEEMVAKYRAFNIANHDNIVTIFEGVYDTIKALKENGYKIGIVTTKLSDVVNMGLRLTKLDEFFDVIVALDHVKNAKPDPEPVLMALEKLGSSPEEAIMVGDNSHDILAGKNAGTKTAGVAWTLKGRDFLASLEPDYLLNNMSDLLAILDVEVK; encoded by the coding sequence ATGAACGGAAAAATTAATACACTGTTATTTGATTTAGATGGAACACTTATCGATACAAATGAACTAATTATTTCTTCATTTTTGCATACACTGGAGTTCTATTATCCTGGTAAATATCAACGCGAAGATGTCATTCCATTTATGGGGCCAACCTTAATGGAGACATTCGGCGGGATAGATGTACACAAGGCAGAGGAAATGGTCGCAAAATACAGGGCATTTAATATAGCTAACCATGATAATATTGTGACGATTTTTGAAGGTGTTTATGACACGATTAAGGCATTAAAGGAAAATGGCTATAAGATTGGGATTGTTACGACAAAGTTATCAGATGTAGTCAATATGGGCTTGCGCTTAACGAAGCTGGATGAATTTTTTGATGTTATTGTTGCACTTGACCATGTGAAGAATGCGAAGCCTGATCCAGAACCAGTCTTAATGGCGCTGGAAAAGCTCGGATCTTCTCCTGAGGAAGCAATTATGGTCGGTGACAACTCTCATGACATCCTTGCAGGGAAAAATGCGGGCACAAAAACAGCGGGTGTAGCATGGACGTTAAAAGGAAGAGATTTCTTGGCATCCTTGGAGCCGGATTATCTTTTGAATAATATGAGCGATCTGCTGGCTATTCTTGACGTGGAAGTTAAATGA
- the hprK gene encoding HPr(Ser) kinase/phosphatase, whose product MAKVLIKEVMEEFDLELISGEEGINRPITVSDISRPGLELAGYFDYYPAERVQLLGKTELTFAEKLSEEERETRLTKLCNDITPGIIITRGKEVPAELIEAAERNAVPVMRSKQKTSLFSSRLTNFLERKLAPTTAVHGVLVDIYGVGVLITGKSGVGKSETALELVKRGHRLVADDCVEIRQEDEGVIVGRSPELIEHLLEIRGLGIINVMTLFGAGAVRSDKKISIIMSLELWEQNKQYDRLGLDEEKMKIIDTDVTKLTIPVRPGRNLAVIIEVAAMNFRLKRMGVNAAQQFTNKLANVISHDNA is encoded by the coding sequence TTGGCTAAGGTATTAATAAAAGAAGTAATGGAAGAGTTTGATTTAGAACTGATCAGCGGTGAAGAAGGAATTAATAGACCGATTACGGTAAGTGATATATCTAGACCTGGATTAGAGCTTGCAGGTTATTTTGATTATTACCCTGCAGAAAGGGTACAGCTCCTTGGGAAAACCGAGCTTACATTTGCTGAGAAGCTAAGTGAAGAGGAGCGGGAAACAAGGCTGACAAAACTTTGTAATGATATAACGCCAGGAATTATCATTACAAGAGGTAAAGAGGTACCAGCAGAATTAATAGAAGCTGCTGAAAGAAATGCTGTTCCTGTTATGCGATCCAAGCAAAAGACATCTTTATTCTCAAGCAGACTGACAAACTTCCTTGAGCGCAAGCTGGCTCCGACTACTGCTGTTCATGGCGTGCTTGTTGATATTTATGGTGTTGGTGTACTTATTACTGGGAAAAGTGGTGTTGGTAAAAGTGAGACTGCACTTGAGCTTGTTAAAAGAGGGCATCGTCTTGTAGCGGATGACTGTGTAGAAATTCGCCAAGAGGACGAGGGAGTAATCGTCGGACGCTCTCCTGAATTAATTGAGCATCTTTTGGAAATCCGCGGCTTAGGTATTATCAATGTGATGACATTGTTTGGAGCTGGTGCTGTCAGAAGTGATAAAAAAATCTCCATCATCATGTCTCTGGAGTTGTGGGAACAAAACAAGCAGTATGACCGCTTAGGTTTAGATGAAGAGAAAATGAAAATTATTGATACAGATGTGACTAAGCTGACAATTCCTGTTCGTCCTGGACGAAACTTGGCAGTTATCATTGAGGTTGCAGCAATGAACTTCCGTCTGAAAAGAATGGGTGTTAATGCTGCGCAGCAATTTACGAACAAGCTTGCTAACGTGATTTCACACGATAATGCATGA
- a CDS encoding STAS domain-containing protein: MSDCKQKLYIYLNEHIEFMAEEWIKTLSASESVFYRIEEGQPIREELISSYQILMGNVLHVFNSDEEVYRTSIAEWAVKVAKQRSQDLVPILESIEQLTCVKAILFKYIQKFAEESGEHLTVSNMFNWLRLANYAFDIFTNIFIEYYDKFKHHQLSAQQETIYELSSPVIPITKGIGVLPLIGDIDTQRANIIMETTLKQCNNNNMEKLFIDLSGVPIIDTMVAQQIFHVIHALNLIGVSAYLSGLRPEVAQTAIQLGVDFSKIPIFNNLASALSRLGITVNEG; encoded by the coding sequence GTGTCAGATTGTAAACAAAAATTATACATCTATTTAAATGAGCATATAGAATTTATGGCAGAGGAATGGATTAAAACATTAAGCGCAAGCGAATCTGTTTTTTACAGGATTGAAGAGGGACAGCCAATAAGAGAGGAGCTTATCAGCAGCTATCAAATTTTGATGGGAAATGTCCTTCATGTCTTTAATTCAGATGAAGAAGTCTATCGAACAAGCATTGCGGAGTGGGCTGTTAAGGTTGCAAAACAAAGATCACAAGACCTTGTACCGATTTTGGAGTCAATAGAGCAGCTTACTTGTGTTAAAGCTATCTTGTTTAAATATATTCAAAAATTTGCAGAGGAATCTGGGGAGCATTTGACTGTTAGCAATATGTTCAACTGGCTGCGTCTGGCAAACTATGCTTTTGATATCTTTACGAATATTTTTATTGAATACTATGATAAGTTTAAACATCATCAGCTTTCTGCACAGCAGGAAACAATTTATGAATTGAGCAGCCCTGTTATTCCGATTACGAAGGGAATAGGAGTACTTCCTTTAATTGGCGATATTGATACACAAAGAGCAAATATTATTATGGAAACTACACTAAAGCAATGCAATAATAACAATATGGAAAAGCTATTTATTGACTTATCAGGAGTACCAATAATTGATACAATGGTAGCACAGCAAATCTTTCATGTTATTCATGCATTGAACCTTATTGGAGTTAGTGCATATCTTTCCGGCTTGCGTCCGGAAGTTGCACAGACGGCAATCCAGCTAGGTGTTGACTTTAGTAAAATTCCAATTTTCAACAACCTCGCCAGTGCATTATCAAGACTGGGCATTACGGTTAATGAAGGATAA
- the lgt gene encoding prolipoprotein diacylglyceryl transferase produces the protein MENIQPIDPIAFSIGGLDVRWYGVIIGTGLILALILAIREGNRRGLGKDDFPDLMLWAIPISIISARIYYVIFEWDYYSSHLGDIPKIWHGGIAIHGALIGAIITTYIFTKKKGISFWKMADIAAPSIILGQAIGRWGNFMNQEAHGEEVSRSFLEGLHLPQFIIDQMYINGTYYHPTFLYESLWNIVGFVILILLRRVNIRRGEIFFSYVIWYSIGRFFIEGMRTDSLMVGDLRMAQLISLALIVVSVLAIIYRRKSGLASERYLESSN, from the coding sequence GTGGAGAATATACAGCCGATTGATCCTATTGCATTTTCGATAGGAGGGCTAGATGTTCGTTGGTATGGTGTTATTATCGGAACAGGCCTTATTCTGGCATTGATTTTGGCAATACGGGAAGGAAATAGACGAGGACTTGGAAAAGACGATTTCCCGGACTTAATGCTGTGGGCTATTCCAATATCCATAATATCTGCCAGAATTTATTATGTTATTTTTGAGTGGGATTATTACAGCAGCCATTTAGGAGATATTCCAAAAATATGGCATGGCGGTATTGCCATTCATGGTGCATTGATTGGCGCCATTATAACCACATACATATTTACAAAGAAAAAAGGCATTTCGTTTTGGAAAATGGCCGATATCGCTGCACCAAGCATTATTTTAGGTCAGGCGATTGGCCGCTGGGGCAACTTCATGAATCAGGAAGCGCACGGCGAAGAAGTGAGCCGATCGTTTTTAGAAGGATTGCATTTACCACAATTCATCATTGATCAAATGTATATAAATGGCACGTACTATCACCCAACATTTTTATATGAATCTTTATGGAATATCGTTGGTTTTGTTATTTTGATTCTATTAAGAAGAGTTAACATACGCAGAGGGGAAATATTCTTCTCTTACGTCATCTGGTACTCAATCGGTCGTTTCTTTATTGAAGGCATGAGAACAGACAGTTTAATGGTTGGTGATTTAAGAATGGCGCAGCTTATATCCTTGGCATTAATCGTAGTGTCAGTTCTGGCTATTATTTACAGAAGGAAATCCGGATTGGCGAGTGAGCGCTATTTGGAGAGCAGTAACTAG
- a CDS encoding DUF4097 family beta strand repeat-containing protein, giving the protein MADEKRRILQLLEEGKLTIEEALSLIEKADEADLAKKLNSEETLADDSVFQEKKKEPNQQSTFKFQSAKEKLFDFVDNAVKKVKEVDFDQLNITRHEEVSHIFQFTEVFPKNIDVDIPNGEVELIPWDQDEIRIECKAKIYRVDSNEQAKELFLKEVQVKAKEDILELKVNHKWMKLQTKFYIPKNSYHIAKVRLFTGSIKTYDLLADQLYAKTANGKITINAGQSEKLEADAANGSIVIENSVIQALDGETLNGAIKAEGFFRKVDLQSFNGNILCINHSEDIEVLELNGTTGSIEVQVPDQLAVTGNLKTNFGGFNVELEGIQIIEEKNDVLQKVMQFQSIQSLDKRTKIEANTKTGSIKIKKREQQ; this is encoded by the coding sequence ATGGCTGATGAAAAAAGAAGGATTTTACAACTGTTGGAAGAAGGGAAGCTTACAATAGAAGAGGCTCTGTCTTTAATTGAAAAGGCAGACGAAGCAGATTTAGCTAAAAAACTAAATAGTGAAGAGACTCTTGCTGACGACTCTGTTTTTCAAGAAAAGAAGAAAGAGCCAAATCAGCAATCAACTTTTAAATTTCAATCAGCAAAAGAGAAATTATTTGACTTTGTTGATAATGCAGTAAAAAAGGTAAAGGAAGTAGACTTCGATCAGTTAAATATTACAAGACATGAGGAAGTATCCCATATCTTTCAATTTACAGAGGTATTTCCAAAAAACATAGATGTGGATATACCAAACGGTGAAGTAGAGCTTATTCCTTGGGACCAAGACGAAATCCGCATTGAGTGCAAAGCGAAGATATACAGAGTTGATTCGAATGAACAGGCGAAGGAATTGTTCTTGAAGGAAGTGCAAGTGAAGGCGAAGGAAGATATCTTAGAGCTTAAAGTGAATCATAAGTGGATGAAATTGCAGACGAAGTTTTATATTCCGAAAAACTCTTATCATATAGCAAAGGTTAGACTATTTACAGGCTCTATTAAAACATACGATTTATTGGCAGATCAGCTTTATGCGAAAACAGCGAACGGAAAAATTACGATAAATGCCGGCCAGAGCGAAAAGCTGGAAGCAGACGCAGCAAACGGCAGTATTGTCATTGAAAACAGTGTGATTCAAGCGCTTGATGGAGAAACATTAAATGGTGCAATCAAGGCAGAAGGTTTCTTCAGAAAGGTCGACCTTCAATCATTTAACGGCAATATCCTTTGCATCAATCATTCTGAAGATATTGAAGTGCTTGAGTTGAACGGCACAACTGGAAGTATTGAGGTTCAAGTACCAGATCAGCTTGCTGTAACAGGTAATTTAAAGACTAATTTTGGTGGATTTAATGTGGAACTGGAGGGTATACAAATAATAGAGGAAAAAAATGATGTGCTCCAAAAAGTGATGCAGTTCCAGTCCATTCAATCATTAGATAAACGAACCAAAATTGAAGCAAATACAAAAACTGGATCCATCAAAATAAAAAAACGGGAGCAGCAGTAA
- a CDS encoding phage holin family protein: MKWLLGIVINAVFFIALAGLFKDSFYLSGIGAAIGASVILSLLNIVVKPILILLTLPVTILSLGLFLFVINAITLSLTDHLMGDSFEISSFGMSMLASVLLSLFNIIIQNTMLKSEK; the protein is encoded by the coding sequence ATGAAGTGGTTATTAGGTATTGTTATAAATGCAGTGTTTTTCATTGCATTGGCAGGGTTGTTTAAAGATTCATTTTACCTTTCTGGTATAGGAGCAGCAATTGGGGCAAGTGTTATTTTGTCATTGCTTAATATTGTCGTTAAGCCTATCCTGATTCTTTTGACACTTCCTGTAACAATACTATCCTTAGGTTTGTTTTTATTTGTAATTAATGCTATTACCCTTTCTTTAACAGATCACTTAATGGGAGACAGCTTTGAGATTTCAAGCTTTGGTATGAGCATGCTTGCAAGTGTCCTGCTTTCTCTCTTTAATATCATCATTCAGAATACAATGCTGAAAAGTGAAAAGTAG
- a CDS encoding CsbA family protein, whose product MIYLAALIFPGLLVLLFTRVAYNRVLALVLTVALIAASAYKGYTNSLLLIVIDSFSLTAGFWLSHRLKKSAAKPAE is encoded by the coding sequence ATGATCTATTTAGCAGCACTCATTTTTCCTGGATTATTAGTATTGCTTTTTACAAGGGTAGCATACAACCGTGTACTTGCCTTAGTTCTTACTGTTGCACTGATTGCTGCCTCTGCGTATAAAGGCTATACGAATTCTCTTTTGCTGATTGTCATTGATTCATTTTCCCTCACAGCGGGATTTTGGCTTAGCCATAGGTTAAAAAAAAGCGCGGCTAAACCAGCTGAATAA
- a CDS encoding PspC domain-containing protein, with translation MKKLVRSTNNRKLAGVIGGLAESININANLLRVIFILALIPTGFTLVLIYLLLTFVLPNEV, from the coding sequence ATGAAGAAATTAGTGCGCTCAACAAATAATCGGAAATTGGCAGGAGTTATCGGTGGACTTGCAGAAAGTATCAATATTAATGCAAATCTATTAAGAGTAATTTTCATTCTGGCATTAATTCCGACTGGTTTTACGCTAGTATTAATTTACTTATTATTGACGTTTGTTCTTCCAAATGAGGTGTAG
- the uvrB gene encoding excinuclease ABC subunit UvrB has translation MSQEFELVSKYSPQGDQPAAIKELVAGINSGKKIQTLLGATGTGKTFTVSNVIKEVKKPTLIIAHNKTLAGQLYSEFKEFFPNNAVEYFVSYYDYYQPEAYVPSTDTFIEKDASINDEIDKLRHSATASLFEREDVIIIASVSCIYGLGSPEEYKEMVVSLRTGMEIERNQLLRRLVDVQYDRNDIDFKRGTFRVRGDVVEIFPASRDERCIRVEFFGDEIDRIREVDALTGEIYGERNHVSIFPASHFVTREEKMKIAIENIEKELDERLEKLREDNKLLEAQRLEQRCRYDLEMMREMGFCSGIENYSRHLTLRPPGSTPYTLLDFFPKDFLLVIDESHVTLPQVRGMYNGDQARKGVLVDHGFRLPSALDNRPLTFGEFEEHINQMICVSATPGPYEIEHTPEMIEQIIRPTGLLDPTIDIRPIEGQIDDLIGEIQERIKKNERVLVTTLTKKMSEDLTDYLKEIGIKVQYLHSEVKTLERIEIIRELRLGKYDVLVGINLLREGLDIPEVSLVTILDADKEGFLRSERSLIQTIGRAARNSNGHVIMYADKMTNSMDIAINETKRRRAMQEEYNEKHGITPQTIQKGIRDSIRATQAAEEPEEYSASAKLEKLTKKDKEAMIAQMEAEMKEAAKALNFERAAELRDLLLELKAEG, from the coding sequence GTGAGCCAAGAATTCGAATTAGTTTCTAAATATTCCCCTCAAGGGGACCAGCCCGCGGCAATTAAAGAGCTCGTTGCTGGAATAAATTCAGGCAAGAAAATCCAAACGCTCCTTGGTGCTACAGGGACAGGGAAAACATTTACTGTCAGCAATGTCATCAAAGAGGTAAAAAAACCGACATTAATTATTGCACATAACAAAACATTAGCGGGTCAGCTTTACAGCGAATTTAAGGAATTTTTCCCAAACAATGCTGTTGAGTATTTTGTCAGCTATTATGATTATTATCAGCCGGAAGCATATGTGCCAAGCACAGATACCTTCATAGAAAAGGATGCAAGCATCAATGATGAGATTGATAAGCTTCGTCACTCGGCGACAGCCTCGCTGTTTGAGAGGGAGGATGTTATCATCATTGCCAGCGTTTCCTGTATATATGGCTTGGGTTCTCCAGAAGAGTACAAGGAAATGGTTGTTTCGTTAAGAACAGGTATGGAGATTGAACGCAATCAGCTTCTTCGCAGGCTTGTTGATGTCCAATATGACCGCAATGATATTGATTTTAAGCGGGGAACATTCCGCGTAAGAGGAGATGTCGTTGAAATCTTTCCGGCCTCCCGTGACGAGCGCTGTATCAGAGTGGAGTTTTTTGGAGATGAAATCGACCGCATTCGCGAAGTAGATGCATTAACAGGAGAAATTTATGGAGAAAGAAATCATGTTTCCATTTTTCCGGCATCCCACTTCGTTACACGAGAAGAAAAAATGAAAATAGCAATAGAGAATATTGAAAAAGAGCTGGACGAACGGCTTGAAAAGCTTAGGGAGGACAATAAGCTGTTAGAGGCACAGCGTCTTGAACAGCGGTGTCGATATGATTTGGAGATGATGAGGGAAATGGGCTTCTGTTCGGGGATTGAAAACTACTCCCGCCATTTGACTTTAAGACCACCTGGCTCCACACCATATACATTATTGGACTTCTTTCCAAAGGATTTCTTGCTTGTTATTGATGAGTCCCATGTTACTTTGCCGCAAGTAAGGGGAATGTACAACGGAGACCAGGCGCGTAAAGGGGTGCTTGTTGACCATGGCTTCCGCTTGCCGTCTGCACTGGACAACAGACCATTAACATTTGGTGAATTTGAGGAGCATATTAATCAGATGATTTGCGTTTCAGCGACACCAGGTCCGTATGAAATCGAGCATACTCCAGAAATGATCGAACAGATTATCAGACCGACAGGGTTGCTTGATCCAACGATAGATATCCGTCCGATAGAAGGTCAGATAGATGATTTAATCGGTGAAATTCAAGAGCGTATTAAGAAGAATGAAAGGGTATTGGTTACTACCTTGACGAAAAAAATGTCAGAGGACTTGACGGATTATCTGAAGGAAATCGGCATTAAGGTTCAATATCTTCATTCTGAAGTAAAAACCTTGGAGCGTATTGAAATTATCCGTGAGCTCCGCTTAGGAAAATATGATGTTCTCGTTGGTATTAACCTGCTGCGGGAAGGTCTTGATATTCCGGAAGTATCACTTGTAACTATTTTGGATGCTGACAAAGAGGGCTTCCTTCGTTCCGAGCGTTCTCTGATTCAAACAATTGGGCGTGCAGCGAGAAATTCAAATGGGCATGTCATTATGTATGCAGATAAGATGACAAACTCGATGGATATAGCGATAAATGAAACGAAACGCCGCCGGGCTATGCAAGAGGAATACAATGAGAAGCACGGCATCACACCGCAAACCATTCAAAAGGGCATCAGGGATTCAATCAGGGCAACACAAGCTGCAGAGGAACCAGAAGAGTATTCTGCATCTGCCAAGCTGGAAAAGTTGACGAAAAAAGACAAAGAAGCAATGATTGCGCAAATGGAAGCAGAAATGAAGGAAGCTGCAAAAGCCCTCAATTTCGAAAGGGCTGCAGAGCTTCGCGATTTGCTTCTTGAGCTTAAGGCAGAGGGGTGA